In a single window of the Planctomycetia bacterium genome:
- a CDS encoding dual specificity protein phosphatase family protein, translated as MRRLIARALFYPTLGWNLLLNRLTATRRWWDRVDGNVILGALPFAKDVQPLYDAGVRAVVNTCEEYAGPVEEYARLGIEQMRMPTTDFTPPRLTDVRRAVAFIASKADRGETVYVHCKAGRARSATVVACWLMYRYRISANEAVTRLRQVRPHIVKELERRTVVRDFEREV; from the coding sequence ATGCGTCGATTGATTGCCCGAGCGCTGTTTTATCCGACGTTGGGCTGGAACCTGTTGCTCAACCGGCTGACGGCGACCCGGCGGTGGTGGGATCGCGTCGATGGGAACGTGATCCTCGGTGCGCTGCCATTCGCCAAGGATGTGCAACCGCTCTACGACGCCGGCGTGCGGGCCGTGGTGAACACGTGCGAGGAGTACGCCGGGCCGGTCGAGGAATACGCGCGGTTGGGCATCGAGCAAATGCGGATGCCGACGACGGATTTCACGCCGCCGCGTTTGACGGACGTCCGCCGCGCTGTGGCGTTTATCGCCTCGAAGGCCGATCGCGGTGAAACGGTCTACGTTCACTGCAAGGCTGGCCGCGCGCGGAGCGCAACGGTCGTGGCCTGCTGGTTGATGTACCGGTATCGCATCAGTGCGAACGAAGCGGTGACACGGCTAAGACAAGTCCGGCCCCACATCGTGAAAGAACTGGAACGCCGCACGGTCGTGCGAGACTTTGAGCGCGAAGTCTGA